In a single window of the Ignavibacteria bacterium genome:
- a CDS encoding T9SS type A sorting domain-containing protein encodes MKKFLTSSVLILLMVQNLFSQNLNNKRVIGYYNWDNSSYPSTAIDFTSLTHICHAFLWPLADGSLDQSQLALYPDMITAAHNNGVKVLVSIGGYGTSAQNTGFKTMVNSATARAAFITNLVNFIKANNYDGADFDWEYPASGDKANFVTLLTDLRAAFNANNIPLMTAAVYNSPSAGYDVPKLNTLLDWIGIMTYDFTGNWEQAGTRLINNSALYSTSQQTYSIDKSVNAWIAGGMSKSKVCAGMPFYGYLMNAPEMYGSITTTSGAKALSYNTIVSSYLNNTGWQYTFDNNTKTPYLRNTAHTQVISFDDTTSTRMKCDYINSKGLAGTIIWKIAQSYNATSKANPLLKTVGDFLLRSNVVSVVPSPDNAVPGDYILSQNYPNPFNPSTTINFSLMKEGNVRLTVFDALGKRVAVVVNEFKPAGNYSVRFDGTSLPGGMYIYRLEAGEFTSAKKFILMK; translated from the coding sequence ATGAAAAAATTTCTTACTTCATCTGTCCTCATACTTCTTATGGTTCAAAACCTCTTCTCACAGAACCTGAATAATAAGAGGGTTATTGGCTATTATAACTGGGATAATTCTTCTTATCCCTCGACCGCAATTGATTTTACCAGCCTGACACACATCTGTCACGCGTTCTTATGGCCTTTGGCCGATGGAAGCCTGGATCAGAGCCAGCTGGCTCTTTATCCTGACATGATAACAGCAGCCCACAACAACGGCGTCAAGGTTCTGGTATCGATCGGCGGATACGGCACTTCTGCTCAGAATACCGGATTTAAGACCATGGTGAACAGCGCGACAGCCAGAGCTGCATTTATTACGAACCTTGTCAATTTTATTAAAGCTAATAATTACGACGGGGCAGACTTCGACTGGGAGTATCCTGCCAGCGGCGACAAGGCAAACTTTGTCACACTCCTTACGGACTTAAGAGCGGCCTTCAACGCAAACAATATCCCTCTTATGACCGCGGCAGTTTATAACTCGCCGAGCGCCGGATACGACGTGCCCAAACTGAACACACTGCTTGACTGGATTGGAATAATGACCTATGATTTTACCGGCAACTGGGAACAGGCAGGTACAAGGCTTATAAATAATTCCGCCCTTTACAGCACAAGCCAGCAGACATATTCCATCGATAAGAGCGTAAATGCCTGGATAGCAGGCGGCATGTCAAAATCCAAGGTGTGCGCAGGCATGCCGTTCTACGGATACCTGATGAATGCGCCTGAAATGTACGGAAGTATTACAACTACTTCAGGCGCCAAAGCATTAAGCTATAACACTATTGTATCAAGCTACCTGAATAATACCGGCTGGCAGTATACCTTCGACAATAATACGAAAACCCCTTACCTGCGCAACACTGCGCACACGCAGGTGATTTCATTTGATGATACCACCTCGACCAGAATGAAATGCGACTATATTAATTCAAAGGGGCTTGCAGGCACAATTATTTGGAAAATTGCACAGAGCTATAACGCTACTTCTAAGGCGAACCCTCTTCTTAAGACTGTGGGCGATTTTCTGCTCAGGAGCAATGTGGTTTCTGTGGTCCCATCTCCCGATAATGCCGTGCCCGGGGATTACATTTTGTCGCAGAACTATCCGAACCCGTTCAACCCTTCAACAACAATAAACTTTTCCTTAATGAAAGAGGGAAATGTAAGGCTTACGGTTTTTGATGCCCTTGGAAAAAGAGTAGCCGTTGTTGTAAATGAATTTAAGCCCGCAGGAAACTACTCAGTAAGGTTTGACGGAACAAGCCTTCCGGGCGGAATGTACATCTACAGGCTTGAGGCAGGGGAGTTTACTTCTGCAAAAAAATTCATCCTGATGAAGTAA
- a CDS encoding TonB-dependent receptor has protein sequence MQKLSKLSVILLSALLFIASSKIFASADPLVGGKLRGIVTDTTNGEAIQYANIYIKNLRLGSPTDSKGYFFIPSIPPGNHVITVSCIGYRTKEILAEIKEGQITQLNIQLIPSSIRLEEVSVIGNKSARENEIDVGLQKISIKEIQMMPTGVEADIFKVLQSSPGVSSTGDVTSRYFVRGGNSNQNLVLLNGVTVYYPFHALGIYSTIDPEMISGMEFYKGGFGPEFGGRLSSVLNVLTRDGNKNSLHAAGTAGLLSGKASVEGPIHGGSFLVTGRKSYYAKALKKFLNDQEAPFDFYDLSFKVNYANPELLYNGKFTAHGFFSQDMVKNDDPFKEDYSIKNRLFGLNWYQIWASPLFSEITLSSSNFEAEVMPNLSQSKPRSNFVHDITSQWNFTYIYDSRDELNFGIENKFISTGLKMQNLYGKNISFDQSGYGLTGFANYKFYRYENIGFNLGMRVNFATISELRPFLLEPRINVTYKPIPTLSLKAGLGRYSQEMVTLSNENDLISIFEPWTIIQPSIAASEATQFTLGLSYYLTENFTVDLEGYYKYLTNLSEANYNKYFVTDPDYINVKGEAYGIESLIKMQTSGMYVKAGYSLSWSFKIDSKGVRYVPKYDLRHSLNILTGYDLGRGFELNATWFLNSGLPFSPITGFYDRLQIDNVWNVQDLTSFKGSTIWDRRNLERLTVYHRLDIGMSKKFSFGFAQFTLDASIMNVYNRKNIFYFDKNTGKQVNMLPFLPSVSLKVEL, from the coding sequence ATGCAAAAGCTTTCAAAACTTTCGGTTATTCTGCTGTCGGCTTTACTGTTCATTGCCTCATCAAAAATTTTCGCTTCAGCCGACCCCCTTGTGGGCGGCAAACTGCGCGGTATTGTTACAGATACCACAAACGGCGAGGCAATCCAGTACGCAAACATTTACATCAAAAACCTCCGCCTGGGCTCCCCGACAGACAGTAAAGGGTACTTTTTTATTCCTTCTATTCCCCCCGGAAACCATGTAATCACTGTCTCCTGTATAGGCTACAGGACAAAAGAGATCCTGGCCGAAATCAAGGAAGGCCAAATTACACAATTAAACATACAGCTCATTCCAAGCAGCATCAGGCTGGAAGAGGTTTCCGTAATAGGAAATAAATCAGCCCGTGAAAACGAGATTGACGTGGGGCTGCAGAAGATCAGCATAAAAGAGATACAGATGATGCCCACAGGCGTCGAGGCCGATATTTTCAAGGTCCTTCAGTCTTCTCCCGGAGTAAGTTCAACAGGCGATGTAACCTCCAGGTATTTCGTACGCGGCGGAAACAGCAACCAGAACCTGGTGCTATTAAACGGTGTGACCGTTTACTACCCTTTCCACGCTCTCGGCATCTACAGTACTATAGACCCTGAAATGATTTCAGGCATGGAATTCTATAAAGGAGGCTTTGGGCCTGAATTCGGCGGGAGGCTATCTTCTGTGCTGAATGTCCTTACAAGAGACGGCAATAAAAACAGCCTCCACGCCGCCGGAACGGCAGGACTTTTGTCCGGAAAGGCCTCAGTGGAAGGGCCTATCCACGGCGGCTCATTCCTCGTTACCGGAAGAAAAAGCTATTACGCAAAAGCGCTCAAGAAATTCCTGAACGACCAGGAGGCTCCCTTCGATTTCTATGATTTGTCATTCAAGGTAAACTATGCAAATCCCGAACTCCTTTATAACGGGAAGTTCACGGCTCACGGATTCTTCTCACAGGACATGGTTAAAAATGACGACCCGTTCAAGGAGGACTACAGCATTAAGAACAGACTCTTCGGACTGAACTGGTATCAGATCTGGGCAAGCCCCCTTTTCTCTGAAATCACACTTTCATCCAGCAATTTTGAGGCGGAAGTGATGCCGAACTTAAGCCAGTCGAAGCCCAGGAGTAATTTTGTTCACGACATAACGAGCCAGTGGAACTTTACATATATTTACGACAGCCGCGACGAACTGAATTTCGGAATAGAGAACAAATTCATTTCCACGGGGCTCAAAATGCAGAACCTTTATGGAAAAAACATCTCATTCGACCAATCGGGCTACGGACTTACAGGATTTGCCAATTACAAGTTCTACAGGTATGAGAACATAGGATTTAACCTAGGCATGAGGGTTAACTTTGCAACAATTTCCGAGCTGAGGCCTTTTCTTCTTGAGCCGCGCATTAACGTCACTTATAAGCCTATTCCCACACTCTCATTAAAGGCAGGCCTGGGCAGATACTCCCAGGAGATGGTAACTTTATCAAACGAAAACGACCTCATATCAATTTTTGAGCCCTGGACAATCATTCAGCCAAGCATTGCTGCCAGCGAAGCCACTCAGTTTACTTTAGGCCTAAGCTACTATTTAACGGAAAACTTTACGGTGGACCTGGAAGGATACTATAAGTACCTGACAAATCTTTCGGAGGCAAATTACAACAAGTATTTTGTCACAGATCCCGACTACATAAATGTAAAAGGAGAAGCCTACGGAATTGAAAGTCTCATAAAAATGCAAACCTCGGGAATGTATGTTAAAGCCGGGTACTCTTTAAGCTGGTCGTTTAAGATAGACAGTAAAGGCGTGCGCTACGTTCCCAAATATGACCTCAGGCATTCGCTTAACATTCTTACAGGATACGACCTTGGGCGCGGTTTTGAGTTAAATGCAACGTGGTTCTTAAATTCAGGTCTGCCGTTTTCACCTATAACAGGTTTTTACGACAGGCTTCAGATTGACAACGTTTGGAATGTTCAGGACCTCACCAGCTTTAAGGGTTCAACAATATGGGACAGGCGGAACCTTGAACGCCTGACGGTCTATCACAGGCTGGACATCGGGATGTCGAAGAAGTTCAGCTTTGGCTTCGCACAGTTCACGCTCGATGCAAGCATAATGAATGTTTACAACAGAAAGAACATATTTTACTTTGACAAAAATACCGGAAAGCAGGTCAATATGCTTCCCTTCCTGCCTTCAGTGTCCTTAAAGGTGGAACTATGA
- a CDS encoding DUF3795 domain-containing protein, with translation MEQSDADLLIAPCGINCAVCRGHLRAKNKCQGCRASNTCKPKTRVTCQIKTCRVFTDRKTKYCFECEDFPCASLKQLDKRYRTKYGMSVIENLLTIKTSGIRKFLQEEKARWTCKECGGTVCVHTGACSICQLKVSPLRT, from the coding sequence ATGGAACAGTCAGATGCTGATTTACTTATTGCTCCCTGTGGAATAAACTGCGCAGTCTGCAGGGGACACCTTAGGGCAAAGAATAAATGTCAGGGATGCAGGGCTTCGAATACGTGTAAACCTAAGACCCGCGTTACCTGCCAGATAAAAACCTGCCGGGTATTTACAGACAGGAAAACAAAGTACTGCTTCGAATGTGAAGATTTCCCCTGCGCAAGCCTTAAGCAGCTGGATAAAAGATACCGTACAAAATACGGAATGAGCGTAATTGAAAACCTGCTGACTATAAAAACTTCAGGCATCAGAAAATTCCTTCAGGAGGAAAAAGCCAGATGGACGTGCAAGGAATGCGGCGGCACGGTCTGTGTGCATACAGGAGCCTGCAGCATCTGCCAGCTAAAGGTAAGTCCGCTGCGGACCTGA
- a CDS encoding NAD(P)-dependent oxidoreductase — protein MKILIIGSTGVLGRNVIPRLMEKNLQVKALVRTQLQREYFTYMGIEAVEGDILKADSVLKASEGCQTAMHLATVIPSGTGTLDWSMNDRVRRDGTQNLIHACRENGLKGYFQQSIIFLYGNNGEAIIDESFPLKPQRYIQSASDMEDMVKESGLEWRILRGGSFYGPGTGRDEDWLNRARAENLKIPGEGNNYISLINVADIARAFTLAVDKTEPGSIFNIVDDEPVKSRDLYTYISSITHSPMPQKEEGANTPSYRCSNKKFKDKTGWTPAFPTFRSGLAQYLRRATLPEC, from the coding sequence ATGAAAATTTTAATTATAGGCTCGACCGGCGTTCTGGGAAGAAACGTTATACCCCGCCTCATGGAAAAAAATCTGCAGGTTAAGGCCCTGGTGCGCACACAGCTTCAGAGGGAGTATTTTACCTATATGGGAATTGAGGCTGTTGAAGGGGATATTCTTAAGGCAGATTCTGTTTTGAAAGCCTCCGAAGGCTGCCAGACCGCGATGCACCTTGCTACGGTGATCCCTTCAGGCACGGGAACACTTGATTGGTCAATGAACGACCGCGTCCGCAGGGACGGGACACAAAACCTTATTCACGCATGCCGGGAAAACGGCCTGAAGGGGTATTTTCAGCAGAGCATAATTTTCCTTTACGGCAATAACGGAGAGGCCATAATAGATGAATCCTTCCCCCTTAAGCCCCAGCGCTACATACAGTCGGCTTCCGATATGGAGGATATGGTTAAGGAAAGCGGACTTGAATGGAGGATCTTAAGAGGCGGGTCTTTTTACGGTCCCGGCACGGGGCGCGACGAGGACTGGCTTAACCGCGCCAGGGCTGAGAACCTGAAAATTCCGGGAGAAGGAAATAACTACATATCGCTCATAAACGTAGCCGATATTGCCCGGGCATTTACCCTGGCTGTGGATAAAACCGAGCCCGGCAGCATTTTTAATATTGTTGACGATGAGCCGGTTAAAAGCAGGGACCTTTACACGTATATTTCCTCCATTACACACTCCCCTATGCCGCAGAAAGAAGAAGGGGCAAATACCCCCTCCTACCGCTGCAGCAATAAAAAATTCAAGGACAAGACAGGCTGGACACCAGCATTTCCAACATTCAGGAGCGGACTTGCGCAGTATTTAAGACGGGCAACGCTGCCTGAATGCTAG
- a CDS encoding L-serine ammonia-lyase, with the protein MESIKEIYKIGFGPSSSHTIGPRAAAETFRKMSPDALRYRATLYGSLAATGKGHMTDKAIIESLYPFETEVVWKPDEFLKKHPNAMKLEALDMNGNITNEWTVYSVGGGKIVDDDHDEEMHSLYDLSTMDDILKWTKSKGGSLWEYVEETEGSEIYEHLSDVWAVMNESISRGIENEGILPGGLNLRRKASSYFVKAKNYTGSLKEMTLIFSYALAVAEENAAGGKIVTAPTCGSCGVVPAVLKRLQESFDFSEQKILRALATAGLVGNIVKTNASISGAKVGCQGEIGTACAMAAAAATQLLGGTPHQVEYAAEMGIEHHLGLTCDPICGLVQVPCIERNAFACERALNTATFALLSDGRHIVSFDKIVKTMNQTGHDLPHIYKETSEGGLALLWE; encoded by the coding sequence ATGGAATCAATAAAAGAAATATATAAAATCGGCTTTGGGCCTTCTAGCAGCCACACCATTGGTCCCAGAGCGGCCGCAGAAACTTTCAGGAAAATGAGCCCCGACGCATTAAGATACAGGGCTACGTTATACGGAAGCCTGGCTGCAACCGGTAAAGGGCACATGACAGATAAGGCAATAATTGAAAGCCTTTACCCTTTTGAAACCGAAGTCGTCTGGAAGCCTGATGAATTCCTGAAGAAGCACCCGAATGCAATGAAGCTCGAGGCGCTTGACATGAACGGAAACATCACAAACGAATGGACCGTTTATAGTGTAGGTGGCGGCAAGATCGTTGACGATGATCATGACGAGGAGATGCATTCCCTATACGATCTCAGCACGATGGATGACATACTGAAATGGACAAAATCCAAGGGAGGCTCACTGTGGGAATACGTTGAGGAGACCGAGGGAAGCGAAATCTATGAGCACCTGTCGGACGTATGGGCGGTTATGAATGAGTCCATTTCCCGCGGAATTGAGAATGAAGGCATACTGCCCGGAGGCTTAAATCTCAGGCGGAAAGCCTCCTCGTACTTCGTGAAGGCAAAGAATTATACGGGTTCTCTAAAGGAGATGACGCTCATATTTTCATATGCTCTTGCCGTTGCCGAAGAAAACGCAGCGGGAGGAAAGATTGTAACTGCGCCAACCTGCGGGTCGTGCGGGGTTGTGCCGGCGGTATTAAAAAGACTCCAGGAGAGCTTTGACTTTTCGGAGCAGAAGATATTAAGGGCGCTTGCAACGGCTGGGCTTGTAGGCAATATTGTTAAAACCAACGCTTCAATTTCAGGAGCCAAGGTGGGCTGCCAGGGTGAGATTGGAACGGCATGCGCAATGGCCGCAGCCGCCGCAACGCAGCTTTTAGGAGGCACTCCGCACCAGGTTGAGTATGCAGCTGAAATGGGAATTGAGCATCACCTGGGTCTTACGTGCGACCCGATATGCGGACTTGTGCAGGTACCCTGCATTGAGCGCAACGCCTTTGCATGCGAAAGAGCACTGAACACTGCAACCTTTGCCCTCCTTTCCGACGGGCGCCACATAGTTTCTTTTGACAAGATTGTTAAGACGATGAACCAGACGGGCCACGACCTGCCTCACATCTACAAGGAAACTTCCGAAGGCGGCCTGGCTTTATTGTGGGAATAA
- a CDS encoding DUF4249 family protein, producing MKKLYILMLIAAAAFFNMSCEETVSPKAAFKEQYVLTCIVNISADTVLAVISKTYDVNGFNPEVNKVDPALTGAEITITQGQTTYKLHEGERLRADTSRYTSHQQYYIAVGVKFVDGKDLKIAAKLPNGRILSAVTTPPDVPQIEFSYEFPNGVDPTINWYIAGDYYTARWYPVNSNHYTFPRLSIPYQKNKEGKITSLRKIIPISYVKQGDKLVPYYPGFTQADSCAFEYKSIVTSLHNLPEGDPNLTDYTLKYIDFELLEFDAPLTTYYSSTNGQMDNFSIRTEEMVYSNISGGLGIFGTYRKTTVRKKLDAYYITTRLGFNWDKSGM from the coding sequence ATGAAAAAATTATATATTCTGATGCTCATTGCAGCGGCGGCTTTTTTCAACATGTCGTGTGAGGAAACGGTTAGCCCGAAAGCTGCATTCAAAGAGCAGTATGTGCTTACCTGTATTGTTAATATTTCTGCCGACACAGTGCTGGCCGTAATCAGTAAAACTTACGACGTGAACGGCTTTAACCCGGAGGTAAACAAAGTGGACCCGGCTTTAACCGGAGCCGAAATTACAATTACGCAGGGGCAAACCACCTATAAGCTCCACGAAGGTGAAAGGCTGAGAGCAGACACGAGCCGGTACACCAGCCACCAGCAATATTACATTGCAGTGGGAGTTAAATTTGTGGACGGCAAGGATTTGAAGATAGCGGCCAAGCTTCCAAATGGAAGAATCCTTTCGGCCGTTACAACGCCCCCTGATGTTCCACAAATAGAATTCTCATATGAATTCCCCAACGGCGTAGATCCTACGATTAACTGGTATATTGCAGGAGACTATTACACGGCCAGGTGGTATCCTGTTAACAGTAATCATTATACTTTCCCGAGGCTATCCATACCATACCAAAAAAACAAAGAGGGCAAAATTACATCTTTAAGGAAGATAATCCCCATTTCTTATGTAAAACAGGGTGACAAACTTGTCCCTTATTACCCGGGATTCACACAAGCAGACTCGTGCGCTTTTGAATACAAGTCAATAGTGACTTCACTCCATAATCTTCCGGAAGGGGATCCTAATTTGACGGACTACACTTTGAAATATATCGACTTCGAACTTCTTGAGTTTGATGCGCCGCTTACCACCTATTACTCGAGCACAAACGGGCAGATGGATAACTTTTCCATAAGAACAGAGGAGATGGTTTATTCGAATATCAGCGGGGGGCTCGGTATCTTCGGAACTTACAGGAAGACAACGGTCAGAAAAAAGCTGGATGCTTATTATATCACAACTAGACTGGGCTTTAATTGGGACAAAAGCGGAATGTAA